One Saccharomyces eubayanus strain FM1318 chromosome XVI, whole genome shotgun sequence DNA segment encodes these proteins:
- the ROX1 gene encoding Rox1p — translation MNPKSSTPKIPRPKNAFILFRQHYHRVLIDEWTTQGVEIPHNSNISKIIGTKWKGLQPEEKSHWETLAKKEKLEHERKYPEYKYKPIRKSKKRQLLLKEMEQQQQQQQQQPQQQPQQKQQPQQQQQQQPQPQPQPQQPLNSNNIILMKKAHSLSPSSSVSSSNSYQYQINNDFRRLPTPSINSPAGNYMVSRPSTGLPPARDLPQISSQLHPMPYYPSTYDSTTRNHFLNIAQAQPRANSTPQLPLISSIINNNNNQTPVTTTTTTATSSPGKFTSSPNSSVSENNRLNSINNSNQYLPPPLLPSLQDFQLDQYHQLKQLGPTYIVKPLSHTRNNLLSTAAPSHHHHIPHIPNQNIPLHQIMNATNNEVTAKTGLVSPK, via the coding sequence ATGAATCCTAAATCGTCCACTCCGAAGATTCCTAGACCTAAGAACGCCTTCATCCTGTTCAGACAGCACTACCATAGAGTTCTGATTGACGAATGGACTACTCAAGGCGTGGAAATACCCCATAACTCGAACATCTCGAAGATCATCGGTACCAAATGGAAGGGCTTGCAGCCCGAAGAGAAGTCTCACTGGGAGACTTTggccaagaaggaaaagttAGAACACGAGAGAAAATACCCAGAATACAAGTACAAGCCAATAAGAAAGTCTAAGAAGAGACAGCTGCTGTTAAAAGAGATggagcagcagcagcagcagcagcagcagcaaccaCAACAGCAACCACAACAGAAACAGCAAccacaacagcagcagcagcagcaaccacaaccacaaccacaaccacaacaaCCTCTTAACAGCAATAACATCATTCTCATGAAAAAAGCACATTCTCTTTCCCCATCTTCTTCGGTCTCGAGCTCAAACAGCTACCAGTACCAGATCAACAACGATTTCAGAAGGCTGCCCACCCCTTCAATCAACTCCCCTGCTGGTAACTACATGGTTTCCAGACCTTCAACCGGACTTCCTCCAGCAAGAGACCTGCCACAAATATCCTCACAACTGCATCCTATGCCGTACTACCCATCCACGTACGACTCGACTACGAGAAACCACTTCCTCAACATTGCTCAAGCTCAACCAAGAGCCAACTCGACTCCTCAACTGCCTTTGATATCATCaatcatcaacaacaacaacaaccaaACACCAGTCACTACCACCACCACAACCGCGACATCTTCACCTGGTAAGTTCACCTCCTCTCCTAACTCTTCTGTTTCCGAAAACAACAGACTTAACAGCATTAACAACTCGAACCAATACCTACCGCCACCTCTGCTGCCCTCTTTACAGGACTTTCAACTAGACCAGTATCACCAACTAAAACAACTAGGCCCAACTTATATTGTCAAGCCATTATCTCATACCAGAAACAATCTACTGTCCACGGCCGCCCCCTCCCACCATCACCATATCCCTCACATTCCAAACCAAAACATTCCGTTACATCAAATAATGAATGCAACTAATAATGAAGTCACTGCCAAAACTGGTTTGGTTTCTCCAAAATGA
- the UBA3 gene encoding NEDD8-activating protein UBA3 has product MYVNRAGKMDCKILILGAGGLGCEILKNLAMLKFVKEIHIVDMDTIELTNLNRQFLFHDADIGKPKAQVAAHYINSRFPQLQVVPHVRDLTTLHSSFYKGFHFIISGLDAIEPRRFINETLVKLTMKSNYEICIPFIDGGTEGLKGHVKTIIPGITACWECSIDTLPSQQDTVPMCTIANNPRCIEHVIEYVSTIQHPELDIESTADVQSLLEKCYERATRFSISTEKLSASFILGVIKSIIPSVSTTNAMVAATCCMQMVKIYKDLIDLENDDNFTLINCSEGCFMYSFKFERLPGCPVCSSSPD; this is encoded by the coding sequence ATGTACGTAAATAGAGCAGGGAAAATGGACTGCAAGATATTGATACTCGGGGCCGGCGGCCTTGGCTGCGAGATCCTGAAAAACCTGGCAATGTTGAAGTTCGTCAAAGAGATTCATATCGTTGACATGGACACCATCGAACTGACCAATCTAAACAGgcagtttctttttcatgaTGCAGATATAGGTAAGCCAAAGGCCCAGGTGGCAGCCCACTATATCAACTCACGGTTTCCTCAACTCCAAGTCGTACCGCACGTGCGGGACCTGACCACTTTGCACTCGAGTTTCTACAAGGGCTTTCACTTCATCATCTCGGGGCTGGACGCCATTGAACCCCGCCGCTTTATCAACGAAACCCTCGTCAAGCTCACGATGAAGTCAAACTACGAAATCTGCATCCCCTTCATAGACGGTGGGACCGAGGGGCTTAAGGGCCATGTGAAAACAATCATCCCGGGCATCACTGCATGCTGGGAGTGCTCCATCGATACCTTGCCCTCGCAGCAGGATACCGTGCCCATGTGCACCATCGCCAACAACCCGCGCTGTATCGAGCATGTCATCGAGTACGTCTCCACGATACAACATCCCGAGCTCGACATAGAATCCACAGCGGACGTGCAGTCCCTCTTGGAGAAATGTTATGAAAGAGCTACACGATTTAGTATCTCTACGGAAAAATTATCCGCAAGCTTTATCCTGGGCGTAATCAAGAGTATCATACCTAGCGTCAGCACCACAAACGCAATGGTCGCGGCCACATGCTGCATGCAGATGGTGAAGATTTACAAGGATCTCATCGATCTGGAAAACGACGATAACTTCACTTTGATCAATTGCTCAGAAGGTTGTTTTATGTATAGTTTCAAATTCGAGCGGTTACCCGGCTGCCCGGTTTGCTCTTCAAGTCCTGACTGA